A genomic stretch from Prochlorococcus marinus str. MIT 9312 includes:
- a CDS encoding gluconeogenesis factor YvcK family protein, with protein sequence MNNQKKRIRRYYKYFEKSKFVLLNEILRILSWLLPGLVIKRWMITSAIGFLTSLLGLVIWTNLRPLYWLIEVFFGIMTGLTSILPVSLLGPLIFVLGLLLIGIGQNRSINSIKKALAPEKSTFLVDALRVKSKLNRGPNIVAIGGGTGLSTLLKGLKNYSSNITAIVTVSDDGGSSGILRKQLGVQPPGDIRNCLAALSNEEPILTRLFQYRFSGGSGLEGHSFGNLFLSALTTITGSLEKAVQASSKVLAVQGQVLPATNIDVMLWAELEDGQKIFGESNISKSKKLISKIGYLPENPSALPSALESIKEADLIVLGPGSLYTSLLPNLLVPEIVDALLQNNAPKIYISNLMTQPGETDGLNVYQHIKSIEKQLSNFGVNTRIFNAILSQALFEKSPLVDYYASRGAEPVQCNKEKLLSEGYYVLQAPLYSRRITPTLRHDPRRLARAVIFMYRKLKKLN encoded by the coding sequence ATGAATAATCAAAAAAAAAGAATTAGAAGATATTATAAGTATTTTGAAAAGTCCAAATTTGTCTTGCTAAATGAAATTTTAAGAATTTTGAGTTGGCTTTTACCAGGCTTGGTAATAAAAAGATGGATGATTACATCTGCAATTGGATTTTTGACATCATTATTAGGACTAGTAATTTGGACAAATTTAAGGCCACTCTATTGGCTTATTGAAGTATTTTTTGGGATAATGACAGGCTTAACTAGTATCTTACCTGTTTCATTATTGGGGCCATTAATTTTTGTTCTTGGACTTTTATTAATTGGGATTGGACAAAATAGAAGTATTAATTCTATTAAAAAAGCCCTTGCTCCAGAAAAAAGCACATTTTTAGTTGATGCATTAAGAGTTAAGAGTAAATTAAACAGGGGCCCTAATATTGTCGCAATTGGTGGAGGAACAGGCTTATCTACTTTATTGAAAGGCTTAAAAAATTACAGCAGTAATATTACAGCAATCGTAACTGTATCCGATGATGGCGGAAGTAGTGGAATTCTTAGAAAACAATTAGGTGTCCAACCTCCAGGAGATATTAGAAATTGTTTGGCTGCCTTATCAAACGAAGAACCAATTTTAACTAGATTATTTCAATATAGATTTTCAGGAGGTAGTGGCCTAGAGGGTCATAGTTTTGGGAATCTATTTTTGTCAGCTTTAACAACAATTACAGGTAGTTTAGAAAAAGCAGTACAAGCCTCTAGTAAGGTTTTAGCTGTACAAGGTCAAGTTTTACCTGCTACAAATATTGATGTAATGTTATGGGCTGAATTAGAGGATGGTCAAAAAATTTTTGGTGAAAGCAATATCAGTAAATCTAAAAAATTAATTTCAAAGATTGGATACTTGCCAGAAAATCCTTCTGCTCTCCCAAGTGCTCTGGAATCTATAAAAGAAGCTGACTTAATTGTTCTTGGCCCTGGTAGTCTATACACTTCCTTATTGCCAAACTTATTGGTACCCGAGATAGTAGATGCTTTATTGCAAAATAATGCTCCCAAAATTTATATAAGTAATTTGATGACTCAGCCTGGCGAAACAGATGGACTTAATGTTTATCAACATATCAAATCAATAGAAAAACAATTATCAAATTTTGGAGTTAATACTAGAATTTTTAATGCGATTCTATCTCAGGCTCTATTTGAAAAGTCTCCTCTAGTAGACTATTACGCAAGTAGGGGAGCAGAACCTGTCCAATGTAATAAAGAAAAATTATTATCTGAGGGTTATTATGTTTTGCAGGCACCATTGTATTCAAGAAGAATCACTCCCACTCTTAGACATGATCCTAGGAGACTAGCAAGAGCGGTTATTTTCATGTACCGCAAATTAAAGAAATTAAACTAA
- a CDS encoding NAD(P)H-quinone oxidoreductase subunit J, which produces MEKDGLAKSTDTSIEKEGFMSQNLSKVGIPNQPLDYDHAGIENISVEPSKLYEAVSALTNYGFNYLQCQGGYDEGPGKNLVSFYHFITVDDLHKIEKIQEVRLKVFLKRDSDLSIPSLYKIFKGSDWQERETYDMFGINFIDHPNPKRLLMPEDWRGWPLRKDYIQPDFYELQDAY; this is translated from the coding sequence ATGGAAAAAGACGGTTTAGCTAAATCCACAGATACTTCAATAGAAAAAGAAGGATTCATGAGTCAAAATTTATCTAAAGTTGGCATTCCAAACCAACCGTTAGATTATGATCATGCGGGAATAGAAAACATTTCTGTTGAACCTAGCAAATTATATGAAGCTGTATCTGCTTTAACAAACTACGGTTTTAACTATCTCCAATGTCAAGGTGGCTATGATGAGGGGCCTGGTAAAAATCTTGTTAGTTTCTATCATTTCATTACTGTTGATGATCTACATAAAATCGAAAAGATTCAAGAAGTTAGATTAAAAGTCTTCTTAAAAAGAGATTCGGATTTATCAATTCCCAGTTTGTATAAAATTTTTAAAGGAAGTGATTGGCAAGAAAGAGAAACATATGACATGTTTGGAATAAATTTTATAGATCATCCAAATCCCAAAAGACTCCTAATGCCTGAAGACTGGAGAGGATGGCCATTGAGAAAAGACTATATTCAACCAGACTTCTATGAACTTCAAGATGCTTATTAG
- a CDS encoding NADH dehydrogenase subunit K, which produces MNPQLSPKAIREIREGTCNPLGAPQVTTDLSENIILTSLDDLHNWARLSSLWPLLYGTACCFIEFAALIGSRFDFDRFGLVPRSSPRQADLLIVAGTVTMKMAPALVRLYEQMPEPKYVIAMGACTITGGMFSADSTTAVRGVDKLIPVDLYLPGCPPRPEAIFDAVIKLRKKVGNESILEREKTEQTHRYITYKHEMNLVFSQNTGEYLNKTSTNVFPSSKKEKITELPENREQTEIINSEEE; this is translated from the coding sequence TTGAACCCACAATTATCCCCAAAAGCTATAAGGGAAATCAGAGAAGGAACTTGCAATCCCCTTGGTGCACCACAAGTAACTACAGATTTAAGTGAAAATATAATCCTAACAAGCTTAGATGATCTTCATAATTGGGCTAGATTAAGTAGTCTTTGGCCTCTTCTATACGGAACAGCTTGTTGTTTTATTGAATTTGCTGCACTAATTGGTTCTAGATTTGATTTTGACAGGTTTGGATTAGTACCGAGAAGCTCTCCAAGACAAGCAGATCTATTAATAGTCGCAGGGACAGTAACGATGAAAATGGCTCCAGCCCTAGTAAGACTTTATGAGCAGATGCCTGAGCCAAAATATGTTATTGCAATGGGTGCTTGTACAATCACAGGTGGAATGTTTAGCGCAGATTCTACTACTGCTGTCAGAGGCGTTGATAAATTAATACCAGTCGATTTATATCTTCCAGGATGTCCACCAAGACCAGAAGCAATTTTTGATGCTGTAATAAAATTAAGAAAAAAAGTAGGTAATGAATCAATTTTAGAGCGGGAAAAAACAGAGCAAACCCACAGGTACATAACATATAAACACGAAATGAATCTTGTTTTCTCTCAAAATACTGGTGAATATTTAAACAAAACTTCAACGAATGTTTTTCCTTCCTCCAAAAAAGAAAAAATAACTGAATTACCTGAAAACAGGGAACAAACCGAAATTATTAATAGTGAAGAAGAGTAA
- a CDS encoding NAD(P)H-quinone oxidoreductase subunit 3, whose amino-acid sequence MFLLTGYEYFLGFLLIAAAVPILALVTNLIVAPKGRTGERKLTYESGMEPIGGAWIQFNIRYYMFALVFVIFDVETVFLYPWAVAFNRLGLLAFIEALIFIAILVIALAYAWRKGALEWS is encoded by the coding sequence ATGTTTTTATTAACTGGCTATGAATATTTTTTAGGTTTCCTATTAATAGCAGCTGCTGTCCCAATATTAGCTTTAGTTACTAATCTCATTGTTGCCCCTAAAGGAAGAACTGGGGAAAGAAAACTAACATATGAATCCGGAATGGAGCCTATAGGAGGAGCATGGATTCAATTTAATATTCGTTATTACATGTTCGCCTTAGTTTTCGTTATATTTGATGTAGAGACAGTATTCCTCTATCCTTGGGCTGTTGCCTTTAATAGATTAGGCTTATTAGCATTTATTGAGGCACTGATTTTCATTGCAATACTCGTTATCGCTTTGGCTTACGCATGGAGAAAAGGTGCTTTAGAATGGAGTTAA
- a CDS encoding rubredoxin yields the protein MSENIQPASEENKIVENFEKEKLSANSSGVNIEQPYINLEQNRFECRSCGYIYDPSEGNKKLNIPKNTPFLELDGNTFVCPVCRAGKNFYKDIGPKSKASGFEENLTYGFGFNSLPSGQKNILIFGGLAFAAACFLSLYSLH from the coding sequence GTGAGTGAAAACATTCAACCAGCCTCTGAGGAAAACAAAATAGTTGAAAATTTTGAGAAAGAAAAACTTTCTGCAAACTCCTCAGGAGTAAATATTGAACAACCTTACATTAATTTAGAACAAAATAGATTCGAATGTAGAAGTTGTGGATACATTTATGATCCCTCTGAAGGTAATAAAAAATTAAATATACCCAAAAATACGCCCTTTTTAGAGTTAGATGGTAATACATTCGTTTGCCCCGTTTGCAGAGCTGGTAAGAATTTTTATAAAGATATAGGACCTAAATCTAAGGCTAGTGGTTTTGAAGAAAATTTAACTTACGGATTTGGTTTCAATAGCTTGCCTTCTGGCCAAAAAAATATATTAATTTTTGGAGGTTTGGCTTTTGCCGCAGCATGTTTCCTTTCTTTGTACTCTTTGCATTAA
- a CDS encoding photosynthesis system II assembly factor Ycf48, with amino-acid sequence MKKIITSFPNLLLSILLCFVLSSCSSTGVKMSDSSPWKTIQFQDQANALDVDFIDNNNGFLVGSNRLIMESNDGGETWEKRNLDLPSEENFRLIDIDFKGQEGWLIGQPSLVMHTLDAGKNWTRLSLGNKLPGQPYLITTVDDGVAELATTAGAIYQTSDSGESWNAKVLDASGSGGVRDLRRTDKGDYVSVSSLGNFFSTLENDSNSWIAHQRASSKRVQSIGFNPEGSLWMLSRGAEIRFNEDTNDLENWSKPIIPILNGYNYLDMGWDPNGDIWAGGGNGTLIVSKDQGKTWNKYPIAAELPTNYIKIVFLDKEALDNQKGFVLGERGYILKWNS; translated from the coding sequence ATGAAAAAAATTATTACCAGTTTTCCCAATCTTCTCTTATCTATACTTCTTTGCTTCGTTTTAAGTAGTTGTTCATCTACAGGAGTGAAGATGAGTGATAGTAGCCCTTGGAAAACAATTCAGTTTCAGGATCAGGCAAATGCCCTAGATGTTGATTTTATAGATAATAATAATGGATTTTTAGTAGGTTCTAATAGACTTATTATGGAATCAAATGATGGGGGAGAAACGTGGGAGAAAAGGAATTTAGATTTACCAAGTGAAGAGAACTTTCGTCTTATAGATATTGATTTTAAAGGTCAAGAGGGATGGTTGATAGGCCAGCCCTCATTGGTTATGCATACACTTGATGCGGGGAAAAATTGGACTCGTTTATCTCTAGGTAACAAATTGCCAGGCCAGCCATATCTAATAACGACTGTTGATGATGGGGTTGCGGAATTGGCTACCACTGCAGGTGCTATCTATCAAACATCAGATAGTGGTGAATCATGGAATGCAAAGGTTCTTGACGCATCTGGTTCAGGTGGTGTAAGAGATTTGAGAAGAACTGATAAAGGAGATTATGTCAGCGTAAGTAGTCTGGGTAATTTCTTTTCTACTTTGGAAAATGATAGTAATTCATGGATCGCTCATCAAAGAGCTAGTAGCAAAAGAGTTCAAAGTATTGGTTTTAATCCAGAAGGAAGTTTATGGATGCTTTCTAGAGGGGCAGAAATTAGATTTAATGAAGATACTAATGACCTAGAAAATTGGTCTAAGCCTATTATACCAATTCTTAATGGATACAATTATCTAGATATGGGATGGGATCCAAATGGTGATATATGGGCTGGCGGGGGTAATGGAACTTTAATAGTAAGTAAAGATCAAGGTAAAACTTGGAATAAATATCCTATTGCTGCTGAATTGCCAACAAACTACATTAAAATAGTTTTTCTTGATAAGGAGGCTTTAGACAATCAAAAAGGATTTGTACTTGGCGAGCGTGGTTATATCCTTAAATGGAATAGCTAA
- the psbE gene encoding cytochrome b559 subunit alpha yields the protein MAAGSTGERPFFEIITSIRYWIIHAVTLPAIFIAGFLFVYTGLAYDAFGTPRPDSYFQSSESKAPVVTQRYEAKSQLDLRTK from the coding sequence ATGGCCGCAGGTTCAACGGGTGAACGCCCATTCTTTGAAATAATCACCAGTATTAGATACTGGATTATTCATGCAGTAACATTACCAGCTATCTTTATAGCAGGCTTCTTATTTGTATATACAGGCTTAGCCTACGATGCTTTCGGAACTCCTCGTCCAGATAGTTATTTCCAATCATCTGAATCTAAAGCACCTGTCGTAACACAAAGATATGAAGCTAAATCTCAACTAGATTTAAGAACAAAATAA
- the psbF gene encoding cytochrome b559 subunit beta has protein sequence MTNSQAPMQAAEVRVYPIFTVRWLAVHALAIPSVFFLGSIAAMQFVAR, from the coding sequence ATGACTAATTCTCAAGCTCCAATGCAGGCTGCGGAAGTCCGCGTCTATCCTATATTTACTGTCCGTTGGCTAGCAGTTCACGCTCTAGCTATCCCATCAGTATTCTTTTTAGGTTCTATTGCTGCTATGCAATTCGTAGCCCGATAA
- a CDS encoding photosystem II reaction center protein L, with protein MQVNENPNKVPVELNRTSLYLGLLSVFVLGILFSSYFFN; from the coding sequence ATGCAAGTAAACGAAAATCCTAACAAAGTTCCAGTTGAACTTAATCGTACAAGCCTTTATTTAGGCTTATTATCAGTCTTTGTATTGGGAATTTTATTTTCCAGTTACTTTTTCAATTAA
- a CDS encoding photosystem II reaction center protein J yields the protein MSKLKGPDGRIPDRLPDGRPAVAWERRWTEGTLPLWLVATAGGIAVIFVLGIFFYGSYQGVGAGG from the coding sequence ATGAGTAAATTAAAAGGACCTGATGGAAGAATTCCAGATAGACTTCCCGACGGTAGACCAGCAGTTGCATGGGAAAGAAGATGGACTGAAGGAACTCTTCCTCTATGGCTTGTTGCTACAGCAGGTGGAATTGCAGTTATCTTCGTATTAGGAATATTCTTCTATGGTTCATACCAAGGTGTTGGAGCTGGAGGCTAA
- the mtnP gene encoding S-methyl-5'-thioadenosine phosphorylase yields MNKEHLLPIEKSRLGVIGGSGFYSMDQIEYLREIEINTPYGKPSDSIKVYNLGNLEIAFIPRHGRTHSLNPSEIPYKANIWALRSIGVRWIIAPSAVGSLQEQIRPLDIVVPDQFIDRTKNRPATFFNEGAVAHITMGDPFCTNLSRILSEIAEKNIPGGRQLHRGGTYLAMEGPAFSTRAESNLYRSWGCSIIGMTNHTEARLAKEAEIAYSSLSMVTDYDCWNQTHQEVSVEMVLDNLRSNTEVANKIIFEVAKLIEKERPKSKSHFSLKDGLITQKENIPSSTKEKLRIFTDSY; encoded by the coding sequence ATGAATAAAGAACATTTATTACCAATTGAAAAATCAAGATTAGGAGTGATTGGTGGAAGTGGATTTTATTCAATGGATCAAATAGAGTACTTAAGAGAAATAGAAATCAATACTCCCTATGGTAAACCTTCTGATTCAATAAAAGTATATAATCTTGGAAACCTAGAGATAGCATTCATTCCTCGACATGGCAGAACACATAGTTTAAATCCTTCTGAAATCCCTTACAAAGCTAATATTTGGGCTCTAAGATCAATAGGAGTAAGATGGATTATTGCTCCATCAGCAGTTGGTTCATTACAAGAACAGATAAGGCCACTTGATATAGTAGTTCCAGATCAATTTATAGATCGGACAAAAAATAGACCTGCAACCTTCTTTAACGAGGGAGCTGTTGCTCACATAACTATGGGAGATCCCTTCTGCACAAATTTATCACGTATATTAAGTGAAATCGCAGAAAAAAATATTCCTGGCGGTAGACAATTGCATAGAGGGGGTACCTATCTAGCAATGGAAGGTCCCGCTTTCTCAACTAGAGCAGAATCTAATTTATATAGGAGTTGGGGATGTTCAATAATTGGAATGACGAACCACACAGAAGCAAGATTAGCTAAAGAAGCTGAAATAGCTTACTCCTCCTTATCTATGGTTACTGATTATGATTGCTGGAATCAAACTCATCAAGAAGTTTCTGTAGAGATGGTTTTGGATAATCTTAGATCAAATACTGAAGTGGCTAATAAAATAATATTTGAAGTAGCTAAATTAATTGAAAAAGAAAGACCAAAAAGCAAGTCTCATTTTTCATTAAAAGATGGATTGATAACCCAAAAAGAAAATATCCCAAGCTCCACGAAAGAGAAACTAAGGATATTTACTGATTCTTATTAG
- the selD gene encoding selenide, water dikinase SelD, translated as MTFNHLVLIGGGHSNVSLLKKWLMFPKLMPEIPVSIISRDSHLVYSAIFPSVISKSITIEESLIDIKSLAKNAKVSFIEEEVKDIDFNLKKIVLGNRPSVNYSKLVLNYGSQTIIPKEFESLVKNRNAFSIKPFLRAYDSILKEDIFDSVNELPFVIVGSGLAAIEVSYALRKRWGDRPLKLLCDSRKINNTILKSLRNSNIDLVEKLNFDYGKILLCTGNTSPLWANKKLLDSDSHGRIITNQNLQIKSFSGIFAVGDCAVVGSAKRPASGVFAVKVVNTLVQNLKKDIEGRSLKKWFPQKIGLQIVNIFPSHHPKAFAIYRNFVFGPSFLFWILKYKIDLNFIKKFRSKRLIMKSSEKNISLNDCRGCAAKIPQFVLNKSLINSNLSSFASSPEDSVEIYQNGQDIILQSVDGFPALVSDPWLNAKITTLHACSDLWACGAKLASAQALISLPKVEREFQSYLFSQSLQGIKSTVEDHGGELLGGHTFEARSLVNKPYSLGIDISLTVQGILKNGAKPWLKSGMNIGDILMMSRPLGVGIYFAGQMQNINMLGSSSEIINNLLKSQQYLIDEIYLFQNQFKESLVNAATDITGYGFIGHLKEMVESSNLYRQNNHLEPLKVLLDLFAFKAYPGVFDLIRKDVKSTFFESNREIFDKIYKLNKQKRIINFLNENSLDHQTFNERISLLLDPQTCGPLLISCNPKYENVLKDKWYKVGEVLKM; from the coding sequence ATGACTTTTAATCATCTGGTACTAATTGGAGGAGGACACTCAAATGTTTCTTTATTAAAGAAATGGTTAATGTTTCCGAAATTAATGCCAGAAATTCCTGTTTCAATTATATCTAGAGATTCTCATTTGGTTTATTCGGCGATATTCCCATCGGTAATTTCAAAATCAATCACTATAGAAGAGAGTTTAATTGATATAAAATCTTTAGCAAAAAATGCAAAAGTATCTTTTATAGAAGAAGAAGTAAAGGATATTGATTTCAATTTAAAGAAAATTGTTTTAGGTAATAGACCTTCAGTTAATTATTCGAAGTTGGTTCTTAATTATGGAAGTCAAACAATAATTCCAAAAGAATTTGAATCACTAGTTAAAAATCGAAATGCTTTTTCAATTAAACCTTTTTTAAGGGCTTATGACTCAATACTAAAAGAGGACATTTTTGATTCAGTTAATGAACTTCCATTTGTAATTGTTGGGAGTGGCCTTGCTGCAATTGAAGTATCATATGCTTTGAGAAAAAGATGGGGAGATAGACCTTTAAAACTATTATGTGATTCAAGAAAAATTAATAATACAATTCTAAAAAGTTTACGGAATTCCAATATTGATTTAGTTGAAAAACTTAATTTTGATTATGGCAAGATTCTTTTATGTACTGGAAATACATCTCCTTTATGGGCAAACAAAAAATTATTAGATTCGGATTCTCATGGCAGAATAATCACAAATCAGAATTTGCAGATAAAAAGTTTCTCTGGAATCTTTGCAGTCGGTGATTGTGCAGTTGTAGGTTCAGCAAAAAGACCAGCATCGGGAGTTTTTGCAGTAAAAGTTGTAAATACATTAGTCCAAAATCTAAAAAAAGATATAGAAGGGAGATCATTAAAAAAGTGGTTTCCTCAAAAGATCGGATTGCAAATAGTAAATATATTTCCAAGCCATCATCCAAAGGCATTTGCTATTTATCGCAATTTTGTTTTCGGCCCTTCTTTTCTTTTTTGGATTTTAAAGTATAAGATTGATCTCAACTTTATTAAAAAGTTCAGATCAAAAAGGCTAATTATGAAAAGTAGTGAAAAAAATATTTCATTGAATGATTGCAGAGGATGTGCAGCTAAAATTCCTCAGTTTGTTTTGAATAAATCATTAATAAATTCTAATTTAAGTTCTTTTGCCTCATCACCTGAAGATTCAGTTGAGATATATCAAAATGGTCAAGATATTATCTTGCAAAGTGTAGATGGATTTCCTGCTTTGGTAAGTGATCCATGGCTTAATGCAAAAATTACTACTTTGCATGCTTGCTCAGATTTGTGGGCATGCGGAGCAAAACTTGCATCCGCGCAGGCTTTAATTTCATTACCAAAAGTTGAAAGGGAATTTCAGAGTTACCTCTTTTCTCAATCACTTCAAGGTATTAAATCAACAGTTGAGGATCATGGAGGTGAATTACTTGGAGGCCATACTTTCGAGGCAAGAAGTTTAGTAAATAAACCTTATTCATTAGGAATAGATATTTCTTTAACAGTTCAAGGTATTTTAAAAAATGGAGCAAAACCATGGCTTAAATCTGGAATGAATATTGGAGATATTCTCATGATGTCTAGACCCCTGGGCGTTGGGATTTACTTTGCCGGTCAAATGCAAAATATTAATATGCTAGGTAGTTCTTCTGAAATAATTAATAATTTATTAAAGAGTCAGCAATATTTGATTGATGAAATTTATCTTTTTCAAAATCAATTTAAAGAATCATTAGTCAATGCTGCGACTGACATTACTGGATATGGATTTATTGGACATCTTAAAGAAATGGTTGAATCATCTAATTTATATAGGCAAAACAATCATCTTGAGCCACTAAAAGTTTTATTAGATTTATTTGCATTTAAAGCTTATCCTGGAGTATTTGATTTAATAAGAAAAGATGTTAAAAGTACTTTCTTTGAATCTAATAGAGAAATTTTTGACAAAATTTATAAATTAAATAAGCAAAAAAGAATAATTAATTTTTTAAACGAAAATTCATTAGATCATCAGACTTTTAACGAGAGAATATCATTACTATTAGATCCTCAAACATGTGGACCCTTGTTGATAAGTTGCAATCCTAAATATGAAAATGTTCTAAAGGATAAATGGTACAAGGTTGGAGAAGTTTTAAAAATGTAA
- a CDS encoding CCA tRNA nucleotidyltransferase, with product MNDISDYIQGELIKTPFNLYNLIAKYIESNNNTKVAFVGGYLRDLLISKFHKKSFSKPVDIDLVIEGSSISLAKFIKKNIVNVDLCLIKEFNLYNTVEININDYKIDIASARKEIYSAPGLNPTVNKSTIEEDLKRRDFTINSIAFEVSTRKIYDLYGGISDIKSKKLNLLHSNSISDDPSRLIRCAKYASRLDFNISNSSLKQSQETVRKWPWKISETHQKMIYPAALGIRIRMELAEICKHDNLTNVISIIHKWEIISILNENIKVDKRFLRGLNWIKRLKGNHMLYLLKDSEDLEKACKRFLVNNSEIKILEDYFNIKKILNTNQKNFNHFSPSSWTEFIEDRNLNDETVKLLICDGGPYWRKLFKWLFIYKFIKSKKDGETLKKEGWDPGKEMGKEIKRLRYLEIDKFNRN from the coding sequence ATGAACGATATCTCTGATTACATCCAAGGAGAATTAATAAAAACTCCATTTAATCTATATAACCTAATTGCTAAATACATAGAATCTAATAACAATACTAAAGTAGCTTTTGTTGGCGGTTATTTAAGAGATTTATTAATTAGTAAATTCCACAAAAAATCGTTTTCTAAACCTGTAGATATTGATCTTGTAATTGAAGGATCCTCTATTTCTCTTGCAAAATTTATAAAAAAAAATATTGTAAATGTCGATTTATGTCTCATCAAGGAATTTAATTTATACAACACTGTAGAAATAAATATTAATGACTATAAAATTGATATTGCTTCTGCAAGAAAAGAAATTTATTCTGCTCCAGGCTTAAATCCCACGGTAAATAAAAGTACTATTGAGGAGGATCTTAAGAGGAGAGATTTCACTATAAATTCAATAGCCTTCGAGGTCTCGACAAGGAAAATCTATGATCTTTATGGAGGAATTTCTGATATAAAAAGTAAAAAGTTGAACTTACTTCACAGTAATAGTATTTCAGATGATCCAAGTAGATTAATTAGATGTGCAAAATATGCTTCAAGGTTAGATTTCAATATTTCAAATAGTTCCCTCAAACAATCTCAAGAAACAGTTAGAAAATGGCCATGGAAAATTTCAGAAACTCACCAGAAAATGATTTACCCTGCTGCACTAGGAATACGAATAAGGATGGAACTAGCTGAAATATGCAAACACGATAATTTGACTAATGTGATTTCGATAATTCATAAATGGGAAATTATCTCAATCTTAAATGAAAATATTAAGGTCGATAAAAGGTTTTTAAGAGGACTAAATTGGATTAAGAGGTTAAAGGGAAATCATATGCTTTACTTATTAAAAGATTCAGAAGATTTAGAAAAAGCATGTAAAAGATTTTTGGTAAATAATAGTGAGATAAAAATATTAGAAGATTATTTTAATATCAAAAAGATATTAAATACAAACCAAAAAAATTTCAATCATTTTTCTCCATCAAGTTGGACAGAATTTATTGAGGACAGAAACCTTAATGATGAGACAGTCAAATTATTAATTTGTGATGGAGGACCATACTGGCGTAAATTGTTTAAGTGGTTATTTATTTACAAATTCATAAAATCAAAAAAAGATGGAGAAACATTAAAAAAAGAAGGATGGGATCCAGGGAAGGAGATGGGAAAGGAAATCAAAAGATTAAGATATTTAGAAATTGACAAATTCAATAGAAATTAA